In Crinalium epipsammum PCC 9333, the following are encoded in one genomic region:
- a CDS encoding IS5 family transposase (programmed frameshift): MSRSETHKTKEPPTIWFVSDALWQQIAPLLKIPKPRKKPGSPRADDRRIFNGLIYLARTGSQWCALPAEYGPKSTAYDRYREWLEYGCLEKVWATLLQQYDQVIGIDWEWQAADGCIVKAPLGKVGVEGETEATGRNPTDRGKCGCKRHLLTEGKGVMSAVVLSGANRHDMKKLAELLDAIVIERPSPQQAEQHLCLDRGYDYEQCRTQAQSNGYIAHIPDTTQPVPPPNDPNRHPPRRWVVEVGHFWFNRFRRLLIRWDKNADCYLGFVQLAATLIIARKLFPLLS, encoded by the exons ATGTCGAGGTCAGAAACACATAAAACCAAGGAACCACCGACTATTTGGTTTGTTAGCGATGCACTGTGGCAACAAATTGCACCCTTATTAAAAATTCCGAAACCTCGCAAAAAACCTGGTTCTCCAAGGGCTGATGATCGACGTATTTTTAATGGTCTAATTTATCTAGCGCGTACTGGTAGCCAATGGTGTGCATTACCAGCAGAATATGGGCCAAAATCGACAGCCTATGATCGTTACAGAGAATGGTTAGAATATGGATGCCTAGAAAAAGTTTGGGCGACTTTATTACAACAGTACGATCAAGTAATCGGTATTGATTGGGAGTGGCAAGCCGCAGATGGATGTATTGTCAAAGCTCCTTTGGGTAAGGTAGGAGTGGAAGGTGAAACCGAGGCAACGGGTCGCAATCCTACTGACAGAGGCAAGTGTGGTTGTAAGCGCCACTTGTTAACAGAAGGGAAAGGAGTA ATGAGCGCAGTGGTTTTGAGCGGGGCAAATCGCCATGATATGAAAAAGTTAGCTGAGTTGTTAGACGCGATCGTGATTGAACGACCATCACCGCAACAGGCAGAGCAACATTTATGTCTTGATCGGGGCTATGACTATGAGCAGTGCCGTACTCAAGCTCAAAGCAATGGGTACATTGCTCACATTCCCGATACCACTCAACCTGTACCACCACCAAATGATCCAAATCGGCACCCACCTCGACGCTGGGTAGTTGAAGTGGGACATTTTTGGTTCAATCGCTTTCGGCGTTTGCTAATCCGTTGGGATAAAAACGCCGACTGCTATTTAGGGTTTGTACAATTGGCTGCAACCCTAATCATCGCTCGAAAACTATTTCCACTGTTGAGTTGA
- a CDS encoding RNA recognition motif domain-containing protein codes for MSIYVGNLSYQVTQEDISQTFAEYGTVKRVQLPTDRETGRMRGFAFVEMETDAEEEKAIEALDGAEWMGRDLKVNKAKPREERGSSGGGGGGWSNNRGGGGGGGGRDNRRY; via the coding sequence ATGTCAATTTACGTCGGCAATCTATCCTACCAAGTTACACAGGAGGATATTAGCCAAACGTTTGCCGAATACGGAACAGTTAAGCGCGTTCAGTTACCAACAGACAGAGAAACAGGTCGGATGCGGGGTTTCGCATTTGTAGAAATGGAAACAGACGCAGAAGAAGAAAAAGCAATTGAAGCCCTTGATGGTGCTGAATGGATGGGACGCGACCTCAAGGTTAATAAGGCTAAACCCCGCGAAGAAAGAGGTTCTTCAGGCGGCGGCGGCGGCGGTTGGTCAAATAACCGTGGTGGCGGTGGCGGTGGCGGTGGTAGAGATAACCGACGCTACTAA
- the rpsU gene encoding 30S ribosomal protein S21: MTQIIPGENEGIESALRRFKREVSKAGIFPDIRKHRHFETPIEKRKRKAIAKHKQRRRRSTSY; this comes from the coding sequence ATGACCCAAATAATTCCTGGTGAAAATGAAGGAATTGAGTCAGCCCTGCGTCGATTCAAGCGAGAAGTTTCTAAGGCGGGAATTTTCCCAGATATCAGAAAGCATCGCCACTTTGAAACACCTATTGAAAAACGCAAGCGCAAAGCAATTGCCAAGCATAAACAGCGTAGAAGACGTTCTACCAGCTATTAA
- a CDS encoding pentapeptide repeat-containing protein, whose translation MNIKELVSRYMAGQRDFRNLNLIAANLRNINLSGTNLAGSNLSGANLTRTNLSHANLTDATLTGANLTETNLNCANLTDANLSQVNLNDAYLKGAVLTNAPSSAKG comes from the coding sequence ATGAATATTAAAGAATTGGTAAGCCGATACATGGCAGGGCAAAGGGACTTCAGGAACCTGAACCTAATTGCAGCAAATCTCAGGAATATAAACCTGAGTGGCACAAACCTAGCAGGGTCAAACTTGAGTGGGGCAAATCTGACGAGAACAAATTTAAGCCATGCAAATCTCACAGATGCAACCCTAACAGGGGCAAATTTAACTGAAACAAACTTAAATTGTGCTAATCTTACGGATGCAAACTTGAGTCAGGTAAATCTCAACGATGCCTACTTAAAGGGAGCAGTCTTGACGAATGCCCCATCATCGGCAAAAGGTTAG
- a CDS encoding NAD(P)(+) transhydrogenase (Re/Si-specific) subunit beta, with product MSNFIPTGIELSYLVATALFFVGLKNLGSPATARKGNVIAAVGMFIAIVATLLNQGVLNYELILLGIVIGSVLGAIAAYKVEMTSMPQMVGLLNGLGGGASTLVAVAEFWRLLHSVETVSLDNTITMILSILIGGITLTGSFVAFAKLQELMSGSPITFPLQQPINVLLLIGFLVGSGYLLIAPKDPTVFLILTGISLLLGVLFVLPIGGADMPVVISLLNSFSGLAASAAGFVLMNNILIISGALVGASGIILTQIMCKGMNRTLSSVLFGAFGGGAKASGGGAGAGSNDKVVRSIDPEEGAMMLGYARSVVIVPGYGMAVAQAQHAVRELGDQLEKLGVEVKYAIHPVAGRMPGHMNVLLAEANVPYPQLHDMEDINPQFEQTDVALVIGANDVVNPAARTDSASPIYGMPILEVDKAKQAIVIKRGMSTGFAGVDNELFYKDKTTMLFGSAKDVVAKLVSEVKQL from the coding sequence GTGAGTAATTTTATACCTACTGGTATTGAGTTAAGTTATCTTGTTGCAACAGCGTTATTTTTTGTTGGTCTGAAAAATCTTGGTTCGCCAGCAACCGCGCGGAAAGGTAATGTGATTGCAGCAGTTGGGATGTTCATCGCTATTGTGGCGACACTGCTGAATCAAGGGGTGCTGAACTACGAGCTAATTTTACTAGGGATTGTGATTGGTTCGGTATTGGGTGCGATCGCAGCTTATAAAGTTGAAATGACCTCAATGCCCCAAATGGTGGGTTTGTTAAACGGTTTGGGTGGTGGCGCTTCAACTTTAGTTGCTGTAGCGGAATTTTGGCGGCTGTTGCACTCCGTAGAAACAGTATCTCTCGACAACACCATCACGATGATTTTAAGTATCTTGATTGGTGGCATCACCCTAACAGGTAGTTTTGTTGCCTTTGCCAAGCTACAAGAACTCATGTCTGGTTCTCCGATTACTTTTCCCTTGCAGCAACCAATTAACGTCTTATTGTTAATTGGCTTTTTAGTTGGAAGTGGCTATTTGTTAATCGCACCAAAAGATCCCACAGTATTTTTAATCCTTACTGGTATCTCCCTACTTTTAGGTGTTTTATTCGTGCTTCCCATTGGTGGGGCAGATATGCCAGTGGTAATCTCGCTGTTGAACTCATTTTCTGGGTTAGCAGCTAGTGCGGCTGGATTTGTTCTGATGAACAATATTCTGATTATCTCTGGGGCGTTAGTTGGTGCATCTGGAATTATCCTTACTCAAATTATGTGTAAGGGGATGAACCGCACCCTAAGTAGTGTACTATTTGGTGCGTTTGGTGGTGGTGCTAAAGCTAGTGGTGGCGGTGCTGGGGCGGGTTCTAATGATAAAGTTGTCCGCAGCATCGATCCTGAAGAAGGCGCGATGATGTTGGGTTATGCTCGTTCTGTCGTAATTGTTCCTGGCTATGGCATGGCAGTCGCACAGGCGCAACACGCTGTCAGGGAGTTAGGCGATCAGTTAGAAAAGCTAGGTGTTGAGGTTAAGTATGCCATTCATCCGGTTGCTGGTCGGATGCCTGGACACATGAATGTGTTGTTAGCTGAGGCGAATGTGCCTTATCCGCAGCTTCACGATATGGAAGACATCAATCCTCAGTTTGAGCAGACGGATGTTGCTTTAGTAATTGGGGCAAATGATGTGGTAAATCCGGCGGCGCGTACTGATAGTGCTAGTCCGATTTACGGGATGCCGATTTTGGAAGTAGATAAGGCAAAGCAAGCGATCGTAATTAAGCGTGGCATGAGTACTGGTTTTGCTGGTGTAGATAATGAGTTGTTCTACAAAGATAAAACTACAATGCTGTTTGGTAGTGCGAAGGATGTCGTCGCGAAGCTGGTTTCTGAGGTGAAGCAGCTATAA
- a CDS encoding NAD(P) transhydrogenase subunit alpha has translation MAEGLIGALFVFVLATLAGAEVINKVPPTLHTPLMSGSNAISGIAVIGAILVAGDRNLNLSAILGFIAIVFATINVVGGFLVTDRMLQMFKKKEVKA, from the coding sequence ATGGCAGAAGGATTGATTGGTGCTTTATTTGTATTTGTCCTAGCAACGCTTGCTGGGGCTGAAGTAATTAACAAAGTGCCGCCAACGCTGCACACGCCTTTGATGTCGGGATCTAATGCTATTTCTGGAATCGCTGTGATTGGGGCAATTTTAGTCGCAGGCGATCGCAACTTGAATCTCAGCGCAATTTTAGGTTTTATTGCGATCGTTTTCGCCACTATTAACGTTGTTGGTGGCTTTTTGGTGACGGATCGGATGTTGCAAATGTTTAAGAAGAAGGAAGTAAAAGCGTGA
- a CDS encoding Re/Si-specific NAD(P)(+) transhydrogenase subunit alpha has protein sequence MRVAIAKEIEVGEHRVALVPDVVAKLVKQGIDVWVESGAGEGSFISDDAYRTAGAEIISDRNTLWREADILLKVAVPYEYEIDQMREGATIISFLNPLEKFSVVQRLANRRITAFGMEMIPRSTRAQSMDALSSQGSVAGYKAVLIAAAALPKYFPMLTTAAGTIAPAKVFVIGAGVAGLQAIATARRLGAIVEAFDIRPAAKEEVQSLGAKFVEVKLEESTVAEQGYAKEVSEASKKRSQEVLTEHIKNSDVVITTAKVPGRKAPVLVTEEMVAQMKPGSVIVDIAAEQGGNCACTEPGKDIQRNGVTIIGPLNLPATMPVHASQMYAKNVFSLVQYLIKDGNLQINFEDEIVSSTCITHAGEISNQRVRDAVLSNQPSTISN, from the coding sequence ATGAGAGTAGCGATCGCTAAAGAAATTGAAGTAGGTGAACATCGCGTTGCCTTGGTTCCTGACGTTGTGGCTAAGTTGGTCAAACAAGGCATAGATGTATGGGTAGAGAGTGGCGCTGGTGAGGGATCATTTATTAGCGATGATGCCTATAGAACTGCGGGTGCTGAAATTATTTCTGATAGAAATACTCTCTGGCGGGAAGCAGATATATTGCTAAAAGTTGCTGTACCTTATGAGTATGAAATTGACCAGATGCGGGAAGGCGCTACAATAATTAGTTTCCTTAACCCTTTGGAAAAATTCAGTGTGGTACAGCGTTTAGCTAACCGCCGTATTACCGCATTTGGCATGGAAATGATCCCCCGTAGTACCCGCGCTCAAAGTATGGATGCGTTGTCTTCCCAGGGGTCGGTAGCTGGCTATAAAGCGGTATTAATTGCTGCTGCGGCTTTGCCAAAATATTTCCCCATGTTGACAACGGCTGCTGGAACTATTGCGCCTGCCAAAGTATTTGTAATTGGTGCTGGGGTCGCTGGTTTACAAGCGATCGCTACTGCCAGACGGCTAGGTGCTATAGTCGAAGCATTCGATATTCGCCCAGCAGCAAAAGAAGAAGTACAAAGTTTGGGTGCTAAATTTGTTGAGGTCAAACTGGAAGAAAGTACAGTTGCCGAACAAGGTTACGCCAAGGAAGTTTCTGAAGCATCTAAGAAGCGATCGCAAGAAGTTTTGACTGAACACATCAAAAATTCTGATGTTGTAATTACTACCGCTAAAGTCCCTGGCAGAAAAGCACCTGTGTTAGTCACAGAAGAAATGGTCGCTCAAATGAAGCCTGGGTCTGTAATTGTTGATATTGCAGCAGAACAAGGTGGTAATTGTGCTTGTACCGAACCAGGTAAAGATATTCAACGTAACGGCGTGACAATTATTGGTCCACTGAATTTACCTGCAACTATGCCAGTTCATGCCAGCCAAATGTATGCCAAAAACGTTTTCTCGCTAGTGCAATACCTGATTAAAGATGGTAATTTGCAGATTAATTTTGAAGACGAAATCGTGAGCAGCACTTGTATAACTCATGCTGGTGAAATATCTAATCAACGGGTGCGTGATGCAGTTCTCAGCAACCAACCGTCAACAATTAGCAATTAA
- a CDS encoding DUF2808 domain-containing protein gives MFLTQSAMRRLFSAIAATGCVLTGIQTITSAQVTSGLTLFSGVERQNQLNYRLDYGSENMWGDRYRLRMPASKMPLGVSQIQIDYPDYFNGEFDQKQIEVRLKSTNKSLPLQAVNWERGKRQITIDLKEPLEQGKDLEVVLNNVKNPDSGFYYFNCSILSPRDIPVAQYKGTWLLTFGR, from the coding sequence ATGTTTCTAACCCAATCTGCTATGCGACGTTTATTTTCTGCAATAGCTGCTACAGGTTGTGTACTCACGGGTATTCAAACTATTACCTCAGCACAGGTTACGTCTGGACTTACTCTTTTTAGCGGGGTTGAACGGCAAAATCAACTCAACTACCGATTAGATTATGGTAGTGAGAATATGTGGGGGGATCGTTATCGGCTGCGTATGCCTGCCAGTAAAATGCCATTAGGGGTTTCTCAAATCCAGATTGATTACCCAGATTACTTCAACGGTGAATTTGATCAAAAACAAATTGAAGTAAGACTCAAAAGCACCAATAAAAGCTTACCTCTACAAGCCGTAAACTGGGAGCGGGGAAAGCGTCAGATTACTATTGACTTAAAAGAACCTCTTGAACAAGGTAAAGACTTAGAAGTAGTACTTAATAACGTTAAAAACCCTGATTCTGGTTTTTATTATTTCAATTGCAGCATTCTTAGTCCTAGAGATATCCCCGTAGCACAATATAAAGGTACTTGGCTTCTAACCTTTGGGCGATAA
- the rpmH gene encoding 50S ribosomal protein L34, translated as MTQRTLHGTNRKQKRTSGFRARMRTKNGSKVITARRKKGRYRLAV; from the coding sequence ATGACTCAGCGTACTCTACACGGCACAAACCGTAAGCAAAAAAGAACATCGGGTTTTAGAGCGCGTATGCGTACTAAAAACGGTAGCAAGGTGATTACAGCGCGTCGTAAAAAAGGACGTTATCGGTTGGCAGTTTAG
- the rnpA gene encoding ribonuclease P protein component yields the protein MALPKENRLRRRQDFKEVYQSGRRRTGAYFTVRSLKDKFRSPQSRRGATKADPTQAPNLILPTLIGISISQKVSKKAVVRNRIKRQIRAAIRQLLPRISPGLLVVIVVRPTASECVYVEILRELEQLLVEAEVINGHSRGSFL from the coding sequence GTGGCACTGCCTAAAGAAAATAGACTGCGACGGAGGCAAGATTTTAAGGAGGTCTACCAGAGTGGTCGTCGTCGTACTGGTGCTTACTTCACGGTGCGATCGCTCAAAGACAAATTCCGATCACCTCAGTCACGGCGTGGCGCAACTAAAGCCGACCCAACCCAAGCACCAAACCTTATACTACCAACCCTGATTGGCATTTCCATTAGCCAAAAAGTCAGTAAAAAAGCAGTAGTTCGCAATCGGATTAAGCGCCAAATCCGAGCCGCTATTCGCCAGTTGCTACCACGCATATCTCCTGGTTTGCTGGTAGTAATTGTAGTGCGACCAACAGCCAGCGAGTGCGTATATGTCGAAATTTTGCGAGAATTAGAGCAGTTGTTGGTAGAAGCCGAGGTTATCAATGGGCATTCGAGAGGAAGCTTTTTATGA
- a CDS encoding PH domain-containing protein, producing MGIREEAFYEGGPHIGDLIINLLLGTTVICLPLTVGAIARALWLRYRITNRRVSITGGWMGRDRTDVIYTEIVKVQKVPRGLGTWGDMVLTMKDGSRLELRAVPRFREVYDFITEKVAARTGKTVEAIS from the coding sequence ATGGGCATTCGAGAGGAAGCTTTTTATGAGGGCGGTCCCCACATAGGCGACTTGATCATTAATCTCCTGCTGGGAACTACAGTGATCTGTTTACCTTTAACGGTGGGTGCGATCGCACGGGCGTTGTGGTTGCGCTACCGCATCACTAATCGTCGTGTATCGATCACAGGTGGCTGGATGGGGCGCGATCGCACAGACGTAATCTACACAGAAATCGTCAAAGTCCAAAAAGTACCTCGCGGTCTCGGTACATGGGGAGATATGGTGCTAACCATGAAAGATGGAAGTCGCTTAGAATTGCGTGCAGTGCCAAGGTTTCGGGAAGTTTACGATTTCATCACTGAAAAAGTAGCTGCCAGAACAGGCAAAACCGTAGAAGCAATTAGCTAA
- the yidC gene encoding membrane protein insertase YidC, with product MDFGIGFLSNNVMLPILDFFYGIVPSYGLAIVALTLVIRFALYPLSAGSIRNMRKMRVVQPLMQKRMQEVKEKYKDNPAKQQEEMVAVQKEFGNPLAGCFPVLVQMPVLFALFATLRGSPFSDVNYNINLQVLPQEQIERVQPQPFATPPQNIYFTDGVHAPVVGMLPGGNNLVVGEKTQLDFQSVAGKPLKQLVSEYSENQIVPRWKITKGEDRVKINDDGTLEALQPGDVTIQGSIPGLAADKGFLFIDKLGRVGAYDQDGTVHWDIVGMVLFFGISLYLNQILSGQGATGGNPQQETVNKITPIIFSGMFLFFPLPAGVLMYMVIANIFQTAQTFILSREPLPENLQKLVDMQEKEKEDNNRQTLPFEPSRSKKKTSG from the coding sequence ATGGATTTTGGTATCGGGTTTCTCTCCAATAACGTCATGCTGCCGATCCTGGATTTCTTCTACGGGATCGTCCCCAGCTATGGTCTGGCAATTGTCGCGCTGACACTGGTAATTCGCTTCGCACTGTATCCCCTCAGTGCTGGCTCTATTCGCAATATGCGAAAAATGCGAGTAGTCCAACCGCTAATGCAAAAGCGGATGCAAGAAGTCAAAGAAAAATACAAAGATAATCCTGCTAAACAGCAGGAAGAAATGGTCGCAGTTCAAAAAGAATTTGGCAACCCACTAGCTGGTTGTTTTCCAGTACTGGTACAAATGCCTGTACTGTTTGCCTTATTTGCGACATTGCGGGGTTCACCATTTTCTGATGTTAACTACAACATCAATCTCCAAGTGTTGCCACAAGAGCAAATTGAGCGCGTCCAACCGCAACCATTTGCTACACCACCTCAAAACATTTACTTTACAGATGGTGTCCATGCTCCAGTTGTGGGAATGTTACCTGGTGGTAATAATTTAGTAGTTGGCGAAAAAACCCAACTGGATTTTCAAAGCGTTGCTGGTAAACCCCTAAAACAACTGGTAAGCGAGTATTCAGAAAATCAAATAGTACCTCGCTGGAAAATAACTAAAGGCGAAGACAGAGTAAAAATTAATGACGATGGCACATTAGAAGCTTTACAGCCTGGAGATGTAACTATTCAAGGTAGTATTCCTGGTCTAGCAGCAGACAAAGGCTTCTTATTTATTGATAAACTCGGTCGGGTAGGAGCATACGATCAAGATGGAACCGTCCACTGGGATATTGTGGGCATGGTGCTGTTTTTTGGCATTAGTTTGTACCTCAACCAAATTTTGTCTGGACAAGGCGCGACAGGTGGCAACCCTCAACAAGAGACAGTAAATAAAATTACCCCAATTATTTTTTCAGGGATGTTTTTATTCTTCCCGTTACCTGCTGGGGTGTTGATGTACATGGTGATTGCTAACATCTTCCAAACAGCACAAACTTTCATTTTGTCTCGCGAACCACTGCCAGAAAATCTTCAAAAGCTTGTAGATATGCAAGAAAAAGAAAAAGAAGATAACAACAGACAGACCTTGCCATTTGAACCGAGTCGTTCTAAGAAAAAGACATCGGGGTAA
- a CDS encoding Jag family protein → MSDQRLQRGQQWLDQLLKLVGVPTVVSIEPPTADVEISSGYWLTIDHTQLTPEQVDILIGPEGSTLDAIQYLANSILNINQDREQQTAYSIELNGYRLQRQAELRSLADHAAQQARETGKEYEIKSLSAAERRQIHTFLEGCEDLETFSRGQEPDRRLVVTLR, encoded by the coding sequence ATGAGCGATCAGCGATTACAACGGGGTCAGCAGTGGTTAGATCAACTGCTGAAATTAGTTGGAGTTCCTACAGTTGTAAGTATAGAACCACCAACAGCAGATGTAGAAATATCATCAGGCTACTGGTTGACCATCGATCACACCCAACTAACGCCGGAACAAGTTGATATTTTGATTGGACCGGAGGGAAGTACTTTAGATGCTATACAGTACCTAGCTAATTCGATTCTTAATATTAATCAAGATCGAGAGCAGCAAACCGCTTATAGCATTGAACTGAATGGTTACCGCCTCCAGCGACAAGCAGAACTGCGGTCACTAGCAGACCATGCAGCCCAGCAAGCCAGAGAAACAGGCAAGGAATATGAAATTAAATCCTTGTCTGCTGCTGAAAGACGACAAATACATACATTTTTGGAAGGTTGCGAAGATTTAGAAACTTTCAGCCGTGGTCAGGAACCAGACAGGCGGTTGGTGGTAACTTTACGCTAA
- a CDS encoding YceD family protein: protein MEAIYIPGLTKAPEQTEKLQIEEFLPGLETLMPVRGHLQVKHQGTYLDVSTQAETIVTLTCDRCLKQYNHRLSVKTSELIWLDAAAEQPDNGPLERETSIEELVETLSPNGYFQPDVWLYEQFCLALPLRKLCDKNCAGIDNSSDQAISAPSDSRWNALANLKKQLPS from the coding sequence ATGGAAGCGATTTACATTCCTGGTTTAACCAAAGCCCCAGAGCAGACAGAAAAGCTACAGATTGAAGAGTTTCTCCCTGGTTTAGAAACTTTAATGCCCGTGCGGGGGCATTTGCAAGTTAAACACCAGGGAACTTATCTAGACGTGAGTACTCAAGCGGAAACAATTGTTACTTTAACGTGCGATCGCTGCTTGAAACAGTACAATCACCGCTTATCTGTGAAAACGTCAGAACTAATTTGGTTAGACGCAGCCGCAGAACAACCAGATAATGGTCCCTTAGAACGAGAAACTTCTATCGAAGAGTTGGTCGAAACACTATCACCCAACGGCTACTTTCAGCCCGATGTGTGGTTGTATGAACAGTTCTGCCTTGCTTTACCGCTCAGGAAGTTATGCGACAAAAACTGTGCTGGAATTGATAATAGTTCTGATCAGGCAATCTCTGCACCATCAGATTCTCGCTGGAATGCACTGGCAAATTTGAAAAAGCAGCTTCCTAGTTAG
- a CDS encoding AAA family ATPase yields MSFSEEFELLLRARYPLIYIPTLEEERVEAAIAKSAKPQGNRAVYIWDFVDGYQGNPNDLGFGKRNPLQALELVEKLPAEAPAIFILRDYYRFLEDISISRKLRNLSRRLKSQPKNIVIISPQIAIPSDLSEVLTILEFPLPAVGEIKLEIERLLAANGQSLNSKFIDELVRSCQGLSLERIRRVLARAIATDGEIQPENIELVLEEKRQTIRQTQILDFYPATEKISDIGGLDNLKEWLLRRGGSFSERARQYGLPYPRGLLLVGIQGTGKSLTAKAIAHHWHLPLLRLDVGRLFGGLVGESESRTRQMIQLAEALAPCVLWIDEIDKAFGGIDGKADAGTSSRVFGTFITWLAEKTSPVFVVATANNIQALPPEMLRKGRFDEIFFVGLPSQEERRAIFAVHLSRLRPHNLKSYDLDRLAYETPDFSGAEIEQTLIEAMHIGFSQNRDFITDDILEAASQLVPLARTAQAQIQFLQDWAAAGKARMASRNSGLNSRIQHQLQHPES; encoded by the coding sequence ATGAGCTTCAGTGAAGAATTTGAACTACTTCTACGCGCCCGCTATCCCTTAATTTATATCCCTACCCTTGAAGAGGAGCGAGTAGAAGCAGCAATTGCCAAATCTGCTAAACCTCAAGGCAATCGCGCTGTCTATATCTGGGATTTTGTCGATGGCTATCAGGGAAATCCTAATGATCTAGGTTTTGGAAAACGTAATCCACTACAAGCCTTAGAATTAGTGGAAAAATTGCCAGCAGAAGCTCCGGCAATCTTTATATTAAGAGATTATTACCGTTTTTTAGAAGATATCTCAATTTCCCGCAAACTGAGAAATTTATCCCGTCGCCTCAAATCTCAACCGAAAAATATTGTTATTATTTCTCCACAAATAGCAATTCCTTCTGATTTAAGTGAAGTTTTAACTATTTTGGAGTTTCCTCTGCCAGCAGTGGGAGAAATAAAATTAGAAATTGAGCGTTTATTGGCTGCTAATGGTCAATCGCTCAATAGTAAATTTATAGATGAATTAGTGCGATCGTGCCAGGGGCTATCTTTAGAGAGAATTCGACGGGTGTTAGCACGGGCGATCGCTACTGATGGAGAAATCCAGCCAGAAAATATCGAACTGGTACTAGAAGAAAAACGCCAAACTATTCGCCAAACACAAATACTAGATTTTTATCCAGCAACCGAAAAAATTTCTGATATTGGGGGTTTAGATAACCTCAAAGAGTGGCTGCTACGAAGGGGAGGATCTTTTTCAGAACGGGCGCGACAATATGGGCTACCATATCCCAGAGGTTTACTGCTAGTTGGGATTCAAGGCACTGGTAAATCTTTAACAGCAAAAGCGATCGCTCACCACTGGCACTTACCTTTATTACGTCTAGACGTAGGACGTTTGTTTGGGGGATTAGTAGGAGAATCTGAATCTCGCACCAGGCAAATGATTCAACTGGCAGAAGCCTTAGCGCCTTGTGTGCTGTGGATTGATGAAATTGATAAAGCTTTTGGTGGAATTGACGGCAAAGCAGACGCAGGCACTAGCAGCCGTGTTTTTGGCACATTTATCACCTGGTTAGCTGAAAAAACATCCCCAGTTTTTGTTGTCGCTACCGCTAATAATATCCAGGCTTTACCCCCAGAAATGCTCCGCAAAGGTAGATTTGATGAAATTTTCTTCGTAGGTTTACCCTCCCAAGAGGAACGTCGCGCCATTTTTGCGGTACACTTATCCAGACTAAGACCTCATAATTTAAAAAGTTATGATTTAGATCGACTAGCTTATGAAACACCAGATTTTTCTGGTGCAGAAATTGAGCAAACCCTAATTGAAGCAATGCACATTGGCTTTAGCCAAAACAGAGACTTCATCACAGACGACATCTTGGAAGCCGCCAGTCAGCTTGTCCCATTAGCGCGGACAGCACAAGCGCAAATTCAGTTTTTACAAGACTGGGCAGCAGCAGGTAAAGCTCGTATGGCATCTAGAAATAGCGGTTTAAATAGTCGCATTCAACATCAACTTCAACATCCGGAATCATAA
- a CDS encoding SH3 domain-containing protein: MSLSGLAKFVVGFLAGIVLLLLGSAAAGLFLFSTLSATPPRPVFPEEKQQKKVTNINTKTSTVAATNSKLVSSTQVSPSPSQETQLEPGAYKARVKWESGLSMRSEANFESSKVGGVAYNQEVVVLQDSDDKQWQKVRVVETNEEGWVKAGNLEQADTPQ; the protein is encoded by the coding sequence ATGAGTTTGTCAGGTTTGGCAAAGTTTGTAGTAGGTTTTTTGGCAGGCATTGTCCTACTTTTATTAGGTAGTGCGGCGGCTGGTTTGTTCTTATTTAGTACCCTATCAGCAACTCCTCCAAGACCAGTTTTTCCTGAAGAGAAACAGCAGAAAAAAGTAACCAATATTAATACTAAAACCTCTACTGTCGCTGCAACTAACTCAAAGTTAGTTTCATCAACCCAAGTTAGCCCATCTCCATCTCAAGAAACGCAGTTAGAACCTGGAGCATACAAAGCTCGCGTTAAATGGGAATCAGGTTTGAGTATGCGATCAGAGGCTAATTTTGAGTCCAGCAAAGTTGGTGGCGTTGCTTATAACCAGGAGGTAGTGGTTCTTCAAGATAGCGACGATAAACAATGGCAGAAGGTGCGAGTGGTAGAGACTAATGAAGAAGGTTGGGTAAAGGCAGGTAATTTGGAGCAAGCCGATACACCACAGTAA